In one Balaenoptera acutorostrata chromosome 5, mBalAcu1.1, whole genome shotgun sequence genomic region, the following are encoded:
- the KCTD8 gene encoding BTB/POZ domain-containing protein KCTD8 isoform X2: MALKDTGSGGGTILPISEMVSSSSSPGASAAAAPGPCAPSPFPEVVELNVGGQVYVTKHSTLLSVPDSTLASMFSPSSPRGGARRRGELPRDSRARFFIDRDGFLFRYVLDYLRDKQLALPEHFPEKERLLREAEYFQLTDLVKLLSPKVTKQNSLNDEGCQSDLEDNVSQGSSEALLRGAAAAAPSGPGAHGAGGAPDKRSGFLTLGYRGSYTTVRDNQADAKFRRVARIMVCGRIALAKEVFGDTLNESRDPDRPPEKYTSRFYLKFTYLEQAFDRLSEAGFHMVACNSSGTAAFVNQYREDKIWSSYTEYIFFRRGPKHYTRYEHK, translated from the coding sequence ATGGCTTTGAAGGACACGGGCAGCGGCGGCGGCACCATCCTGCCCATTAGCGAGATGGTCTCCTCGTCCAGCTCGCCCGGCGCGTCGGCAGCCGCCGCCCCGGGGCCCTGCGCGCCCTCGCCCTTCCCCGAGGTGGTGGAGCTGAACGTAGGGGGCCAGGTCTATGTGACCAAGCACTCGACGCTGCTCAGCGTCCCGGACAGCACTCTGGCCAGTATGTTCTCGCCCTCTAGCCCCCGGGGCGGCGCCCGACGCCGGGGCGAGCTGCCCAGGGACAGCCGGGCGCGCTTCTTCATCGACCGGGACGGCTTCCTCTTCAGGTACGTGCTGGATTATCTGCGGGACAAGCAGCTCGCGCTGCCGGAGCACTTCCCCGAGAAGGAGCGCCTCCTGCGCGAGGCCGAGTACTTCCAGCTCACCGACCTGGTCAAGCTGCTGTCGCCCAAGGTCACCAAGCAGAACTCGCTCAACGACGAGGGCTGCCAGAGCGACCTGGAGGACAACGTCTCGCAGGGCAGCAGCGAGGCGCTGCTGCGCGGGGCGGCGGCCGCAGCGCCCTCGGGTCCCGGAGCGCACGGGGCTGGCGGCGCACCGGACAAGCGCTCCGGCTTCCTCACGCTCGGCTACCGAGGCTCCTATACCACGGTGCGTGACAACCAGGCGGACGCCAAGTTCCGGCGCGTGGCGCGCATCATGGTGTGCGGACGCATCGCGCTGGCCAAGGAGGTCTTCGGAGACACGCTCAACGAGAGCCGCGACCCCGACCGGCCGCCCGAGAAGTACACGTCCCGCTTCTACCTCAAGTTCACCTACTTGGAGCAGGCGTTCGATCGCCTGTCTGAGGCCGGCTTCCACATGGTGGCGTGTAACTCCTCGGGCACCGCCGCCTTCGTCAACCAGTACCGCGAAGACAAGATCTGGAGCAGCTACACGGAGTACATCTTCTTCC